The following proteins are encoded in a genomic region of Pelodictyon phaeoclathratiforme BU-1:
- the bchJ gene encoding bacteriochlorophyll 4-vinyl reductase: MSTPSKIGPNSIIQTVAALETTYGKKKSEAMLRKIGQGYLVGNLPKEMVEEAKFHSLVIALQKEIGDTATSGILKESGERTARYLLKVRIPGIFQQLVKLLPPRPAFRLFLFAISKNAWTFAGSGEFSYTMNRPPEITVKVTFPSHQVVGNFYLGTFTALLQELVNPTTKIKPDIRKENGNIRCHYRCEI, translated from the coding sequence ATGAGCACACCTTCCAAAATAGGGCCGAACTCCATCATCCAGACCGTTGCAGCGCTTGAAACAACCTATGGCAAAAAAAAATCTGAAGCCATGCTCCGCAAAATCGGTCAGGGATACCTTGTCGGAAACCTCCCGAAAGAGATGGTTGAAGAGGCTAAATTTCACTCCCTCGTCATTGCGCTGCAGAAAGAGATTGGTGACACAGCAACCTCCGGTATCCTTAAAGAGTCCGGAGAAAGAACAGCCCGCTACCTCCTGAAGGTGCGCATTCCCGGCATCTTCCAGCAATTAGTTAAGCTCCTGCCACCCCGTCCGGCATTCAGACTATTCCTCTTTGCCATCAGTAAAAATGCATGGACTTTTGCTGGCAGTGGCGAATTCAGCTACACCATGAATCGCCCACCCGAAATAACTGTCAAGGTAACCTTCCCTTCCCACCAGGTCGTTGGTAACTTTTACCTCGGCACCTTCACCGCCCTCCTGCAGGAACTGGTCAACCCGACAACGAAAATCAAACCTGATATCCGCAAGGAAAACGGAAACATCCGATGCCATTACCGGTGCGAAATCTGA
- a CDS encoding Ig-like domain-containing domain has translation MKVFLILLLWLASGCASDRPPSGGPLDTTPLQVIFSDPAPSAVNVSAESIQLTFNHEITGRQLLNALVISPPIGDCDITVDGKKAIIKGFKPLEPGKTYILTLDKKLSDHSGHTLQAPYTLAFSTGAVINRGTISGKVINADYSPATNALILAFTELPEHVGARNLLQREPDYFIQAEPSGLFSLRHMAAGSYRIVAVNDRNNDLRYNTATEEIGLCSRAIVPSGSSDLLFMLSGKHNDTARFLSRPAVKTGSLTETGALSGKCFASGQYVVVEASSLTASYSTIAVRDRNETWHYSFPELPPGSYTVSAFVPSGTKKPEPQRQRNHGSLEPFQAAEPFGYYPEKVTVRPRWTTEHIDIRIITSR, from the coding sequence ATGAAGGTGTTTCTTATTCTCCTGCTCTGGCTTGCCAGCGGGTGCGCTTCTGATCGACCACCGTCGGGCGGCCCTCTTGACACAACTCCTTTGCAGGTGATCTTTTCCGACCCTGCACCATCAGCCGTAAATGTTTCGGCTGAGTCGATACAACTGACCTTCAACCATGAGATTACCGGACGGCAACTGCTCAATGCACTCGTTATTTCTCCACCAATCGGCGACTGCGATATAACTGTTGATGGAAAAAAAGCGATAATAAAAGGGTTCAAACCACTTGAACCGGGCAAAACCTACATCCTCACCCTCGACAAGAAGCTCAGCGATCATAGTGGACACACCTTGCAAGCCCCGTATACCCTGGCATTTTCAACCGGAGCTGTTATCAACCGTGGAACCATCAGCGGAAAGGTGATCAATGCCGACTATTCCCCAGCCACGAATGCCCTGATACTTGCTTTTACGGAACTCCCGGAACATGTCGGAGCAAGAAACCTGCTGCAGAGAGAACCGGATTATTTTATACAGGCAGAGCCATCCGGACTCTTCTCGTTGAGGCACATGGCAGCAGGATCGTACAGAATTGTTGCTGTCAACGACCGAAACAATGATCTGCGCTATAATACTGCAACAGAGGAGATCGGACTCTGCAGCAGGGCAATTGTTCCCTCTGGCTCTTCCGACCTGCTCTTCATGCTTTCCGGAAAGCACAACGATACTGCCAGATTTCTCTCCAGACCAGCCGTGAAAACAGGTAGCCTTACAGAAACTGGAGCGCTCTCAGGAAAATGCTTTGCTTCCGGACAATATGTGGTTGTTGAGGCATCAAGCCTGACGGCATCGTACAGCACCATCGCAGTGCGTGACCGGAACGAAACATGGCACTACTCTTTCCCCGAACTCCCTCCCGGCAGCTATACTGTCAGCGCATTTGTCCCTTCCGGCACCAAAAAGCCCGAACCACAAAGGCAACGGAACCACGGTTCTCTTGAGCCATTTCAAGCCGCAGAACCATTCGGATATTATCCGGAAAAGGTAACGGTACGACCTCGATGGACAACAGAGCATATCGATATTCGCATCATCACTTCCAGGTAA
- a CDS encoding starch synthase, producing MSRRNFKVLYVSGEVSPFVRISPLADFMASFPQAIEEEGFEARIMMPKYGTINDRKFRLHDVLRLSDIEVDLKEKVDLLNVKVTALPSSKIQTYFLYNEKYFKRNGLFTDIHNGSDLKGSTDKVVFFNVGVLETLQRLGWKPDIIHCHDWHAALIPLLLKTVYASHEFFRDIKTVFTIHNIYRQGILPMKAFQKLLPEEVSSALHCSNDEVNMLYTGVEHADLLTTTSKVYAEEIVHDGLQTYGLGRVLEEHQAKFYGILNGIDSRQWNSAADKLIKKRYSLEHMDGKLDNKKALLEEAGLPYTEGTPVVGVILNFDEFQGAELLQQSLEQLAALDIQLIISGSGDKKYEKVFQDFALEHPEQVSVHGEYSDSFFHLAIAGLDILLMPGMIESCGMIQMFAMNYGTIPVAYAGGGIVETIEERDEESGSGFIFHDYSAESLVGKLEEALACFHDEESWQQIVMTAMTRDFTWKKSAEEYDQLYRELLEP from the coding sequence ATGTCCAGACGAAATTTTAAAGTTCTTTATGTCTCCGGTGAAGTCTCTCCTTTTGTAAGAATCAGTCCCCTTGCTGATTTTATGGCATCATTCCCCCAGGCTATCGAGGAGGAAGGATTCGAGGCCCGCATCATGATGCCGAAGTACGGTACTATCAATGACCGCAAGTTCCGGTTGCATGATGTTCTGCGTCTCTCCGACATTGAGGTTGATCTCAAGGAGAAAGTTGATTTGCTGAACGTCAAGGTTACGGCCCTGCCTTCAAGCAAGATTCAAACCTATTTCCTGTATAACGAAAAATATTTTAAGCGTAACGGTCTTTTTACCGATATACACAACGGAAGTGATTTGAAAGGCAGTACCGACAAGGTTGTTTTTTTCAATGTTGGAGTACTTGAAACTCTTCAGCGGCTGGGCTGGAAACCTGATATTATCCACTGTCACGACTGGCATGCGGCTCTTATTCCACTTCTACTGAAAACAGTCTATGCCTCTCATGAGTTTTTCAGGGATATAAAAACGGTTTTTACCATTCACAATATTTACCGTCAGGGGATTCTTCCCATGAAGGCATTCCAGAAGCTGCTTCCCGAGGAGGTCAGCTCTGCCCTGCATTGCAGCAACGATGAGGTGAATATGCTCTATACCGGCGTTGAACATGCAGACCTTCTGACGACGACGTCAAAAGTTTATGCCGAAGAGATTGTGCATGATGGCCTGCAGACCTATGGTCTTGGACGGGTTCTTGAGGAGCATCAGGCAAAGTTTTACGGGATACTCAATGGTATCGACAGCAGGCAGTGGAACTCTGCGGCGGACAAGCTTATCAAGAAACGGTACAGCCTCGAGCATATGGATGGCAAGCTCGACAACAAAAAAGCGTTGCTCGAGGAAGCTGGCCTTCCTTACACGGAAGGAACTCCTGTAGTGGGGGTGATTCTCAATTTTGACGAGTTTCAGGGAGCAGAACTCTTGCAGCAAAGTCTTGAGCAGCTTGCAGCCCTCGATATACAGCTTATTATCAGCGGTTCAGGTGACAAGAAATATGAAAAAGTGTTCCAGGATTTTGCTCTGGAGCATCCCGAGCAGGTGAGTGTTCATGGTGAATATTCGGACTCCTTTTTTCATCTTGCCATTGCGGGTCTCGATATTTTGCTCATGCCAGGTATGATTGAGTCATGCGGCATGATTCAGATGTTTGCCATGAACTACGGAACGATACCGGTTGCCTATGCTGGCGGAGGGATTGTTGAAACCATAGAGGAGCGGGACGAAGAGAGTGGTTCCGGCTTTATTTTTCACGACTATTCAGCCGAGTCGCTTGTCGGCAAGCTTGAAGAGGCTCTTGCCTGTTTTCATGATGAAGAGAGCTGGCAGCAGATTGTGATGACAGCCATGACCCGCGACTTTACCTGGAAAAAATCGGCAGAGGAGTACGATCAGTTGTACCGTGAACTTCTTGAACCATAG
- a CDS encoding D-glycero-alpha-D-manno-heptose-1,7-bisphosphate 7-phosphatase, with translation MAQTIKVLFLDRDGTINQDTGSYVFLKEQLKLIDRADDAIALAKSAGFRIVLVSNQAGIARGIATIAQVEEVNRYLNELLALKNASFDRSYYCPFHPAYPHPEYDRFAEFRKPATGMVELAINDFLAEGLIVDRSASFFVGDKTLDIECGLRAGLRPVLVRTGHNEEALCMTQNIIPEFVADDLYKAVTEHILAIS, from the coding sequence ATGGCGCAGACAATAAAGGTTCTCTTTCTCGATCGTGACGGCACCATCAATCAGGATACTGGTTCCTACGTTTTTTTGAAGGAACAGTTGAAACTGATTGATCGTGCGGACGATGCCATTGCACTTGCCAAAAGTGCCGGGTTTCGGATTGTTCTTGTGAGCAATCAGGCGGGGATTGCCAGGGGGATCGCCACCATCGCCCAGGTTGAAGAGGTGAACCGCTACCTCAATGAGCTGCTTGCGCTCAAAAATGCCAGTTTCGATCGCTCATACTACTGTCCCTTTCATCCCGCATACCCTCATCCGGAGTATGACCGTTTTGCCGAGTTCCGCAAACCGGCAACCGGTATGGTTGAACTGGCCATCAATGATTTTCTGGCAGAAGGGCTTATTGTTGATAGAAGTGCATCGTTTTTTGTCGGAGATAAAACGCTTGATATCGAGTGTGGCCTGCGTGCCGGACTTCGACCAGTGCTGGTTCGAACCGGCCACAATGAAGAGGCGCTCTGTATGACCCAGAACATCATTCCTGAATTTGTAGCTGACGATCTCTATAAAGCCGTTACGGAGCATATTCTTGCCATCTCCTGA
- the hemW gene encoding radical SAM family heme chaperone HemW — translation MLTLYLHIPFCKARCSYCDFYLVTGRGHISDFFRALSLETASRLTDLKGETVGAIHFGGGTPSMVPVSYLAAWLEEVAALCSFSPEIEITLEANPEDLDKKKMEELRAAGITRLSIGVQSFTAEKLQALGRAHTALQSRQVTAAALRLFESVSVDLICGVPGENTVMWKSDLHEALALRPHHVSVYMLSVEPKTILHHRVAKGSVTVPDDAVQAACYEHAQSELQLQGYSHYEVSNFCLPGHHSRYNLASWKREPYLGFGPSAHSFSVSQEREIRTANVSSLTRYLAAPADAVVFREELSAEERFTEQVFLSLRINSGLDVDFLRKGNKLEHTLSQTIARFSEKGWIEQQEGSLYLTQKGFLFVDLIAGEFLFG, via the coding sequence ATGCTGACTCTTTATCTCCATATTCCATTTTGCAAAGCACGCTGCTCTTATTGTGACTTTTATCTGGTTACGGGCAGAGGGCATATCAGCGACTTTTTCCGTGCACTCTCTCTTGAAACAGCATCCCGGTTAACAGATCTGAAAGGAGAGACGGTTGGCGCCATTCATTTTGGAGGAGGCACTCCCTCAATGGTTCCCGTGAGCTATCTTGCCGCATGGCTTGAAGAGGTTGCTGCCTTGTGCAGTTTTTCTCCTGAAATCGAAATAACCCTTGAAGCCAATCCTGAAGATCTTGATAAAAAGAAGATGGAGGAGCTTCGGGCAGCGGGGATAACAAGGCTCAGCATCGGCGTTCAATCCTTTACAGCCGAAAAGCTGCAGGCTCTTGGTCGGGCGCATACGGCATTGCAGTCCCGACAGGTAACAGCAGCCGCACTTCGTCTGTTTGAGTCGGTCAGTGTTGACCTTATTTGCGGGGTACCCGGAGAGAATACTGTGATGTGGAAGAGCGATCTGCATGAGGCTCTGGCACTGCGCCCGCACCATGTGTCGGTCTATATGCTCTCGGTTGAACCGAAGACCATCCTCCATCACAGGGTAGCAAAAGGGAGTGTTACCGTACCGGATGATGCCGTGCAGGCAGCATGTTATGAGCATGCCCAAAGTGAACTGCAGCTTCAGGGCTACAGCCATTACGAAGTATCCAATTTCTGCTTGCCCGGACATCATTCCCGCTATAACCTTGCGAGCTGGAAGCGTGAGCCATACCTTGGCTTTGGCCCCTCTGCACACAGTTTTTCTGTTTCTCAGGAGCGTGAGATTCGTACGGCAAACGTCTCAAGCCTTACACGATATCTTGCAGCTCCTGCAGACGCAGTTGTTTTTCGTGAAGAGCTTTCGGCTGAAGAACGCTTTACGGAACAGGTTTTTCTTTCACTTCGAATAAACAGTGGTCTGGATGTTGATTTTTTGCGAAAAGGAAATAAATTAGAGCACACTCTTTCACAGACCATTGCCCGATTTTCAGAAAAGGGATGGATAGAGCAGCAGGAAGGATCTCTATATTTGACTCAGAAAGGTTTTTTGTTTGTCGATCTCATTGCCGGGGAGTTTCTTTTCGGGTAA
- a CDS encoding glycosyltransferase family 117 protein has translation MIHRTINRTLAVSLFLAAEILYLRTMAPTFSFWDCGEFIATAYTLGIPHPPGAPLFLLLGRLFSMIPFFGDIGARVNLISTLASAATIMLTYLITVRLIIMYRKRDPDLWSPAEKVSAYGGAVIGALALALSDSFWFNAVEAEVYALSSLFTALVVWLILRWYEEEPKPGHERWLLLVMYIIGLSIGVHLLSLLAVFAVALVYYFKKYDVTVKSFALLMVASSGLFFLIYIGIIKGLPILLQLTSWWGFLLFLALLAYATWYSHLHRKALMNTLLMSLFLIIIGYTSYGMIFVRAQAGPPINENNPSSSETFFSYLNRDQYGDMPLWPRRWSTEPVHQYFYQHYSSDLDYFLTYQMQKMYFRYFGWQFIGRENDMEGSGVDWSVLWGIPFLVGVAGAITHFRREWKMGLVVTALFVLTGAALVIYLNQTEPQPRERDYSYAGSFFAFALWIGIGVESIWQWLAKRSKSGVPGNQMLFAVLTVTAGLLFINARMLQANYRVHDRSGNFVPWDWAWNMLQSCEKDAILFTNGDNDTFPLWYLQEVERIRTDVRVVNLSLANTGWYLDQLKNSSPRGAKPVAFTMSDGEIAGITYVPIDSVDAELPSQDARQQLLRNARLHGQSLPSEPLGTMKWLLKPGLTYDGQGYLRPQDIAVYEILMNNFSRRPIYFALTVDPESMIGLQNYLRLDGLAYRVVPIKSVDPMSYVDSALLYRNLVGLYRYRNLNNTAINLEETSRRLCGNYTPLFVRLALELAAEPEGQLTIPDASGKEKIYHRGALALQVLDTSSKLLPLAQYPLNPELAGSVIALYVRLGEKQKSSPYISYLEKLSRQSSSLSDPRLFYVLARAYRDIGRNEDAKRIIVLLARELKQPGLVDEFETMK, from the coding sequence ATGATACACCGGACGATTAACCGCACGCTTGCCGTCTCTCTTTTTCTTGCTGCTGAAATTTTATATCTCCGTACCATGGCTCCCACCTTTTCGTTCTGGGATTGCGGGGAGTTTATTGCCACAGCTTATACCCTCGGGATTCCTCACCCTCCCGGAGCGCCGCTTTTTCTTCTGCTTGGGCGTCTTTTTTCCATGATTCCTTTTTTCGGTGATATTGGCGCGAGGGTTAACTTGATCAGCACACTCGCCAGTGCCGCAACCATCATGCTGACCTACCTCATCACGGTAAGGCTGATCATCATGTATCGCAAACGTGATCCCGACCTCTGGAGCCCGGCTGAAAAAGTATCGGCTTACGGTGGAGCTGTTATCGGCGCTCTTGCCCTTGCCCTCTCCGACAGTTTCTGGTTCAACGCTGTTGAAGCTGAGGTTTACGCACTCTCTTCGCTTTTTACAGCATTGGTTGTCTGGCTCATCCTCCGCTGGTATGAAGAGGAGCCAAAACCCGGTCATGAACGGTGGCTCTTGCTTGTCATGTACATTATTGGCCTTTCGATCGGTGTGCACCTGCTCAGCCTGCTTGCCGTTTTTGCTGTTGCACTGGTCTACTACTTCAAAAAATATGATGTCACGGTTAAATCTTTTGCCCTGCTTATGGTCGCCTCATCGGGGCTTTTTTTCCTGATCTATATTGGAATTATCAAAGGGCTTCCGATTCTGCTGCAACTGACCTCATGGTGGGGATTTCTCCTTTTCCTTGCCCTGCTTGCCTATGCCACGTGGTATTCGCACCTGCATCGCAAGGCGCTCATGAACACCCTTCTGATGTCGCTGTTTCTGATCATTATTGGGTATACCTCCTACGGCATGATCTTCGTACGGGCGCAGGCAGGCCCACCCATAAACGAAAACAATCCCTCCTCGTCCGAAACCTTTTTCTCGTACCTCAACCGTGATCAGTATGGTGATATGCCGCTCTGGCCGAGACGGTGGTCAACCGAGCCGGTACATCAATATTTTTACCAGCACTACTCAAGTGATCTCGACTATTTCCTCACCTACCAGATGCAGAAGATGTACTTCCGCTATTTCGGCTGGCAGTTCATCGGACGTGAAAACGATATGGAGGGTTCAGGAGTGGACTGGTCGGTGCTCTGGGGTATTCCTTTTCTTGTGGGAGTGGCTGGAGCGATCACCCATTTCAGGCGCGAGTGGAAGATGGGGCTGGTTGTTACCGCGCTTTTTGTGCTGACCGGAGCAGCGCTTGTTATCTATCTCAACCAGACAGAACCTCAGCCGAGAGAGCGGGATTACAGTTATGCAGGCAGTTTTTTTGCCTTCGCCCTCTGGATAGGAATAGGTGTTGAGAGTATCTGGCAGTGGCTTGCAAAGCGGTCGAAGTCTGGCGTTCCCGGAAACCAGATGCTGTTTGCCGTGCTTACGGTTACAGCCGGTTTGCTTTTTATCAACGCCCGGATGCTGCAGGCAAACTACCGGGTGCACGACCGCTCGGGAAACTTTGTTCCTTGGGACTGGGCATGGAATATGCTCCAGAGCTGTGAAAAAGATGCCATACTGTTTACCAACGGAGATAACGATACCTTCCCTTTGTGGTACCTGCAGGAGGTCGAACGGATCAGGACGGATGTTCGTGTCGTCAATCTGAGCCTTGCCAATACCGGTTGGTATCTCGACCAGTTAAAAAACAGCAGCCCTCGCGGAGCAAAGCCGGTGGCGTTCACCATGAGTGACGGTGAAATTGCCGGTATTACCTATGTACCCATTGATTCTGTTGATGCCGAGCTTCCCTCACAGGATGCCCGTCAGCAGCTCCTGCGTAATGCCCGTCTCCACGGCCAGTCGCTCCCCTCAGAACCACTTGGCACCATGAAATGGCTCCTCAAGCCTGGATTGACCTACGATGGCCAGGGCTACCTTCGGCCACAGGATATTGCTGTTTATGAGATTCTGATGAACAACTTTTCCCGGCGTCCGATCTACTTTGCCCTGACGGTTGATCCCGAAAGCATGATTGGTCTTCAAAATTACCTCCGTCTTGATGGCCTTGCCTACCGGGTCGTTCCGATTAAAAGCGTCGATCCGATGAGCTATGTAGATTCTGCGCTGCTCTACAGAAACCTTGTTGGGCTCTATCGCTACCGAAACCTTAATAATACCGCCATTAACCTTGAAGAGACCTCAAGGAGGCTTTGTGGCAACTATACGCCTCTGTTTGTCCGCCTTGCCCTTGAACTGGCTGCCGAGCCTGAAGGCCAGCTTACCATACCGGATGCTTCGGGAAAGGAGAAGATTTACCATCGGGGAGCGCTTGCGCTGCAGGTTCTTGACACTTCGTCCAAACTGCTTCCTCTTGCACAGTATCCCCTGAACCCCGAACTTGCAGGATCCGTGATCGCACTCTATGTCCGTCTTGGTGAAAAGCAGAAAAGCTCACCGTATATTAGCTATCTTGAAAAACTAAGCCGTCAGTCATCATCGCTTTCTGATCCTCGCCTCTTCTATGTTCTTGCAAGGGCCTATCGCGATATTGGCAGAAATGAGGATGCGAAACGCATTATTGTATTGCTTGCCAGAGAATTGAAACAACCAGGACTGGTAGACGAGTTTGAAACCATGAAGTAA
- the lpxA gene encoding acyl-ACP--UDP-N-acetylglucosamine O-acyltransferase → MQSTIHPTAVIGQSAILGEGVTVGPFTVIEDDVEIGDGTIIWPHVHIASGARIGCDCKIHSGAVLANEPQDLKFSGEKTLLYVGDRTVIRECVTLNRGTKASGKTVIGSDNLFMAYSHVGHDCVIGNHVVVANCVPFGGHCVVGDYVVIGGLAAVHQFVRIGRFSMLGGLSRITLDVPPFIMASGNETFRYEGLNAIGLKRRGFTSEKITLIKDAYRILFQSGLLLANGLEKVKSELPQEPEILEILDFFASGVHGRKFVKPFKN, encoded by the coding sequence ATGCAAAGCACTATTCATCCAACTGCCGTGATTGGCCAGAGTGCCATTCTCGGAGAAGGCGTTACCGTCGGGCCCTTTACGGTCATTGAGGACGATGTTGAAATTGGTGATGGCACCATCATCTGGCCTCATGTCCATATCGCTTCAGGCGCTCGAATTGGTTGTGACTGCAAGATCCATTCCGGAGCTGTGCTTGCCAATGAGCCTCAGGATCTCAAATTTTCCGGAGAGAAGACCTTGCTTTATGTTGGCGACAGAACGGTTATCCGGGAGTGCGTTACCCTTAACCGGGGCACAAAGGCGAGCGGTAAAACGGTGATCGGTTCTGATAATCTCTTTATGGCCTATTCGCATGTCGGTCATGACTGCGTGATCGGCAATCATGTGGTTGTGGCAAATTGCGTTCCCTTCGGTGGCCATTGTGTGGTTGGTGACTATGTCGTTATCGGCGGTCTTGCCGCAGTGCACCAGTTTGTCCGCATTGGTCGCTTTTCCATGCTCGGTGGGCTTTCAAGAATTACGCTTGACGTTCCTCCCTTTATCATGGCCTCAGGAAATGAAACGTTCCGCTACGAGGGGCTTAACGCCATTGGCCTGAAACGGCGAGGCTTTACCTCTGAAAAGATCACCCTCATTAAAGACGCCTACAGGATTCTCTTTCAGTCGGGTCTGTTGCTTGCCAATGGCCTTGAAAAAGTGAAATCGGAACTTCCCCAGGAACCCGAAATTCTTGAAATTCTTGACTTCTTTGCATCAGGCGTCCATGGCAGGAAGTTTGTCAAGCCCTTCAAAAACTGA
- a CDS encoding ROK family protein: MSRWAIGVDLGGTGIKAAIVGEESGILTKQRALTDTVSGPTGIVGQLAAIITDLYHVASETLDVADFAGVGLGAPGAVDAEKGILSYPPNLPGWTVFPLRDELQKLLRQKEELSIPVFLDNDANVAAFGEAVYGAGREFRDFLMVTLGTGVGGGIVLNRKLYRGPHGTAGEVGFMIIDFESPIFHADICGTLESLIGKKAIVALACKMIKASKSDSRLARLYNRDHSRISPRKLEHAALSGDAVALAVWERVGTILGVGLANVTALMDIRKFVIGGGIAAAGNLVFDPALDQLRRSTLPSMHEGLELVPAHLGNKAGIYGAAALCFG, from the coding sequence ATGTCCCGTTGGGCAATTGGTGTCGATCTCGGAGGTACCGGAATCAAGGCTGCAATCGTTGGTGAAGAGAGTGGAATTCTGACGAAACAGAGAGCTCTCACCGATACGGTGTCCGGCCCGACAGGGATCGTCGGGCAGCTTGCGGCTATTATTACCGATCTTTACCATGTTGCTTCCGAGACACTTGATGTTGCTGATTTTGCTGGTGTCGGATTAGGGGCGCCGGGAGCGGTCGATGCCGAGAAAGGCATACTGAGCTACCCTCCCAACCTTCCTGGATGGACGGTCTTTCCCCTGCGTGACGAACTGCAGAAGCTGCTGCGCCAAAAGGAAGAGCTTTCAATTCCGGTTTTTCTCGATAATGATGCCAACGTTGCAGCGTTCGGCGAAGCGGTCTATGGCGCTGGCCGTGAGTTTCGCGATTTTCTCATGGTGACCCTCGGAACCGGTGTTGGAGGAGGAATTGTTCTCAACAGGAAGCTTTATCGAGGCCCTCATGGAACTGCCGGTGAGGTTGGCTTCATGATCATTGATTTTGAAAGTCCCATTTTTCACGCCGATATATGCGGGACGCTTGAGAGCCTTATCGGTAAAAAGGCAATTGTAGCTCTTGCCTGTAAAATGATCAAGGCGAGCAAGTCAGATTCCCGTCTTGCTCGTCTGTATAACCGCGATCATAGCAGGATTTCACCACGCAAGCTTGAACATGCAGCTTTGTCAGGAGATGCTGTTGCTCTTGCGGTATGGGAGAGGGTTGGTACCATTCTTGGCGTAGGGCTTGCAAACGTTACCGCTCTGATGGATATCAGAAAATTTGTGATCGGCGGAGGAATTGCCGCCGCCGGAAACCTTGTCTTCGATCCTGCCCTCGACCAGCTCAGGCGCTCAACCCTTCCCTCCATGCATGAAGGGCTGGAACTGGTGCCGGCGCATCTTGGCAACAAGGCTGGTATCTATGGCGCAGCAGCATTATGCTTCGGCTAA
- a CDS encoding ComF family protein: MLEQQLHLLFPHVCLICRKLLLKGEEYCCSSCRAKFDPFTTPRAAEELLRRTIAEHFDETFLFERGWCRYQFHKKSPLQQLLHAMKYEGLYNLGNSFGRQLGEWISSGADTADIECIVPVPLHRLKKIERSYNQAEKIAEGIAQSLQKPLQRKLLVRKRYTVSQTGLSAAERKKNPEGAFQVAKGVVGRHVLLVDDVITTGATMAAAASALREGGAERISLAAVALAIKE, translated from the coding sequence ATGCTTGAGCAGCAGCTTCATCTTCTCTTTCCCCATGTTTGCCTTATCTGCCGCAAACTGTTGCTTAAGGGAGAAGAGTACTGCTGCAGCTCCTGCCGGGCCAAATTTGATCCCTTCACTACTCCCCGGGCGGCAGAAGAGCTGCTGCGTCGTACCATCGCGGAACATTTTGATGAAACATTCCTGTTTGAACGGGGCTGGTGCCGTTACCAATTTCATAAAAAAAGCCCGCTGCAGCAGCTCCTTCATGCCATGAAATATGAAGGGCTCTACAATCTCGGGAACAGTTTCGGGCGCCAATTGGGAGAGTGGATCTCATCCGGAGCGGATACAGCGGATATCGAGTGCATTGTGCCCGTTCCGCTCCATCGGCTGAAAAAAATCGAACGATCCTATAACCAGGCAGAAAAAATTGCCGAAGGCATAGCGCAGTCGCTGCAAAAACCATTACAGAGAAAACTTCTGGTACGGAAACGCTACACCGTGTCGCAGACCGGACTTTCTGCTGCAGAGCGGAAAAAAAATCCCGAAGGGGCCTTTCAGGTTGCAAAAGGTGTTGTAGGCCGTCATGTGCTGCTTGTGGATGATGTGATCACAACCGGAGCAACCATGGCGGCAGCAGCCTCGGCACTGCGCGAGGGCGGGGCTGAACGAATCTCTCTTGCCGCAGTTGCTTTAGCCATCAAGGAGTAA
- a CDS encoding 16S rRNA (uracil(1498)-N(3))-methyltransferase: MELFYTSTQHIDLDARNLVVDGDEFHHLVRVLRKKTGEKILVTDGNGLRCEASIAEIGKTSFTADILACSRIDRPNTEVTVALSLLKAPQRFELFLEKATELGVSTIIPMLTARTLSHPSNEKVQGKLNRWRTIMLSAARQSKRHYLPQLTEPLTFKKAAALQGYDLKLIPYELSEAPPKVKCSGKKILFLIGGEGGFTANEIEEARAAGFNELSFGKTILRAETAGIFAVALVRTQLLEEERIEWF; the protein is encoded by the coding sequence ATGGAACTCTTTTATACCTCGACCCAACATATTGATCTTGATGCAAGGAACCTTGTGGTTGATGGTGATGAATTTCATCATCTCGTTCGGGTTCTGCGGAAAAAAACAGGAGAGAAGATTCTGGTCACTGATGGCAACGGTCTGCGTTGCGAGGCCAGCATTGCGGAGATTGGCAAAACGTCGTTCACTGCTGACATTCTTGCCTGCAGCCGAATTGATCGGCCAAACACTGAAGTGACCGTTGCCCTCTCCCTGCTCAAGGCTCCCCAGCGATTTGAACTCTTTCTGGAAAAAGCGACCGAGCTTGGAGTCTCCACCATCATTCCCATGCTCACGGCGCGGACGCTCTCCCATCCATCAAATGAAAAAGTGCAGGGCAAGCTTAACCGCTGGAGAACCATCATGCTTTCAGCAGCCCGGCAATCAAAACGCCATTATCTGCCACAGCTCACTGAGCCGCTCACCTTTAAAAAAGCTGCGGCGCTTCAGGGTTATGATCTCAAGCTTATTCCCTATGAACTTTCAGAGGCCCCTCCAAAGGTGAAATGCAGCGGCAAAAAAATCCTCTTTCTCATTGGTGGTGAAGGCGGATTCACTGCCAATGAAATCGAGGAGGCCCGTGCCGCTGGTTTCAATGAACTCTCTTTTGGAAAAACAATTCTCAGGGCCGAAACCGCCGGAATTTTTGCAGTCGCATTGGTTCGCACACAGCTCCTTGAAGAGGAGCGCATCGAGTGGTTTTAA